The DNA region ATCAATCATGGCAACATCGCCCCTTCGATCCAGCCCCTTGGCGTGACCTGCGATTATGCGGAGCAGAGCTTCGTGTTGAGCTTTGCCTCACTGCGTCGGCTGCACTTCGGCGGAAGCAAAAAAGACGCAGCGGGACGCGGCTTGCTTGCTGCGCTCGGGCTTGTCGCGCTTGCCGAACAGGACGCACGCGGCTATGCGCTGCGGTCCCGATGCGATCTCGTCTGCGACGGCCGGGCGCCGTTGGAGCTGGTGCGTCCGGACGGTAGAACAGAGGAGATCTCGATCGACCGCGAGACGGCCCGCACGCTCTATCGAGAGGCTTTTAAGACAGCGCAAGAGGCCGGCTTCCACTTGTCGGCCACTCCACTTCGCCTCACACCCCAGGGCAAGCTTGTGGAGATTGTCCGCAAAAGCCAGGAACTGGCCCTTGCGGGCGCAGGTGGTGAAGCCGAGGAAGGAGCAGCCACCGATGAGTCTGGTCCTAGAAATTGAGTATCTTTCCGGCGTCTGCTTCGCAGCGATCGGCCCTGACAGTCCGACGCCCGATTGGCCGCCGCAGCCCGATCGCATCTTTTCCGCTCTCGTCGCCACATGGGCTGCGCGGGGGCAGGACAAAGGGGAAGCGAAGGCGCTCGAATGGTTGGAGAAGCTCGACCCGCCGCACGTTCTTGCGTCTAGCGCTGAGCCACGCACGGCGCCGCCAGTGTACGTGCCTCCCAATGACTACGAAACGCCTGACGGTGAATTGAGCACCCTTATCTGGTACCGGGATTTCATATCGAAAGGCCTTCGACCACGGAAGGAACATCAAAAATCTTGGCGGCGGGCATGGAATGTCCTGCCGGACGAGAGAAAGCGCTCGGGACTTAAGGAAAGAAGTTTTCCCGCATCGCGTCCACACAAGCCCATTGTGCAACTATTCTGGGCAACGGCAGACCCGGAAGACGAAGTGATTGCTGCGTTGCAGCGGCTGGCGAGCGACACCGCCTATGTCGGCCATTCGGCAAGCCTCACGCGTTGCCGCTTTCTGCTCGACCCCGATGCGCCTGAGCCGAACGAAGCCAAGTTGCCGGAACGCCGTGTCTATGCCGGACGTTTTGCTGAACTCCGCCGGACCTTCGAGGAAGGGCGAAGACCGCTTCCCGGCGCGCGCGTTGTGTCCGTAATGGAGGCAAAGCCGCATCGTGCCAGTCTCTTCGGCAAACACTGGCTACTCCTCGAGCATGTCGCGGGCCGGATGCCGGACCTGCGGGCTTGCGCCTTCCTGGCCAAGACCGCGCGGGATGCGCTGCTTAGCGGCTATCAACGAATCGGCCTTGGAAAGGAAATCCCGGAAGTAATCAGCGGCCATGCCGCAGACGGGAATCCCACGCGCGCGCCGCATCTGGCCATCATTCCCTTGTCCTTCACGGGCTTTCCTTATGCGGATGGCCATGTGCTGGGCTTTGCGCTTGTCCCGCCGCGCGACAGCAGGATCCTGGAGGATGAGAGCTTTCGCAAGGTGCTAAGAACGCTTGCGCCGATGGATGAAACGCGCGGGCGGCGGGTCTTGACGCTCAGGACCAAAGAAGGGACGCCCTCCGGCCGGGCCTTTTCCATCGGCCTTTCTCCGACCTTCGAGCCGCCCGCAGGCAAACGCTCCCTCGACCCGGCGTGGTACACCCGCCCGTCGCAAAGCTTCGCCTCGGTCACGCCCATCGCCGCCGACCGGCATCTAAAGGAGGAAGGGGAGGCACGGCTGGAGGAACTCGCGGCGCAGATCGCCAGCGCCTGCCGCAACATCAATCTGCCCGAGCCGGAAGCGATCGTCACCGACAACCATTCGGCCATAGAGGGGGCGCCTCCGGCCTATCCATCGGGGAAATCGCCGGCCTGGATGCGATGGGGTCTGCCCCGATCGCTGGCCAGTCGTCCACTCACCCATGCGGTCATCCGCTTCGCTCAGCCCATCGAAGGTCCGGTGATTCTCGGAGCGGGACGTTTCCTGGGACTGGGGCTCTTCCGTCCTCTCGATCCGGAGGAATGATCGTGGCATCGCCGGACGATTTTGCGGCCTTCTTTGAAGAGGTTCACGGCTACCCGCCTTTCCCTTGGCAAACGCGCCTCCAGCGTCTGGTGGCCGAAAGCGGCCGATGGCCGAGGGTGCTCGATTTGCCGACCGGCTCGGGCAAGACGGCGGCGATCGATATCGCTATTTTTCATCTCTCGCTGGAAGCGGATCACGGGAAGGCGCGGCGTGCGCCTGTCCGCATCGCCTTCGTGGTGGACCGGAGGCTGGTGGTGGACGACGCCTTCCTACGCGCGCAGAAGCTGCAAAAAGCACTCGCCACTCCGCAAGGGCCCGTCACGGCGCGCGTGGCGCAGCGGCTGAAAAAGCTCTCCGGTGACGGCCCACCGTTGATCGCACGCCGCCTGCGCGGCGGCATTCCGCGTGAGGACGACTGGGCGCGTACACCCTCCCAACCAACGATACTCTGCTCGACCGTCGACCAGATCGGCTCACGCCTTCTGTTTCGCGGCTATGGTGTGTCCGATTCCATGAAGCCGGTTCATGCCGGGCTCATCGGGTCGGACTGTCTGATCCTGCTCGATGAGGCGCATCTGGCCGAGCCATTCCGGCAAACGTTGGAATGGGTGCACGAATATCGGGGGAAAAACTGGCGCCAGGCGGAATACGCTGCGCCCTGGGGGGTCGCACTTCTCACCGCGACGCCGAGAGAGAGACCTCAAGAGGTCTTTCAGCTTGAGGACGAGGACTGGGAACACCCGATTTTGGGGAAGCGCCTGAAGGTTTCCAAGCGTGCGCGTCTTGTGGAAGCGGCAAAGGGAACAGCAAAGGGGGAAGAAGCTGCTCGCCCCACAGGGAACGAGGCGGAAGAAGGCGACAGTGACCTTGGCCGCCGTATCGCGGCCATCCTCAAAGAAGTTCATGCTTCCATCGATCACTTCCGCGGCGCTCCTCCCCCCGCCATCGGCGTGGTGGTCAATCGCGTCGTCCGTGCGCGGGAGGTCTTTCGGCAATTGCGGGAAGAGATTGGCGCGGAAGAAGCGGATTGCCTCCTGTTGATCGGTCCGAGCCGTCCGGTGGATCGGGACAACGTTGCCGATCAGCTTGCGTCGATCCGGACCGGCGCCGAACGCACGCTCCAAAAGCCGCTCATTGTCGTTGCGACGCAATGCATCGAAGCGGGCGTGGATATTGATCTCGATGCGCTCATCACCGAAGCCGCTCCGTTGGACGCACTACGCCAGCGCTTCGGCCGTCTCAACCGTGCGGGAAGAGATATCCGGCCGTATGCCGTCATCGTTGCCGCGAAATCCGATCTTTCCGCGCGAACCGACGATCCGGTCTACGGCAAGGCGATCCGGCCGGCATGGGATTGCCTACAGGAGGCGGCGGCTGCGAACGGCAGCGATCCGAGGGTGGAGTTCGGTCTGCGCGATTTCGCTGTCTGCATGGAAAAGGACGCCCTTTCTAGGAAAGACGACGCGCCTATTCTCCTGCCCGCCCATCTTGACCTGTTGAGCCAGACATCGCCCATCCCGGCGGCCGATCCGGAGGTTGCCCTCTACCTCCATGGAACATCCCGCCAGCCGGACGCGATCACCATCCTTTGGCGCGGCGACATCGATCCGAAGAACCAGAACGACGAGCAGGTCCGCCGTCTTCTGCTGCTCGTCCCACCCCGCTCAGCCGAAGCGATTGCCTTGCCGCTCTGGGCGGTGCGCCGTTGGTTGGAGGAACGCGGGCAAGCCCTGGCCGATCTGGCCGACATTCCTACCGCCGGGCCGGAGGGAAGGGACGACGGCGCCCGAGGGGAAATGAGGAGAGCCTTTCGCTGGACAGGGGATACCGAACGTTCACGTTGGATTACGCCTCCTGAGCTTCGTCCAGGAGATACAATCGTCGTGCCCGCTTCTTATGGCGGTGTCGACCAGTTCGGCTGGAACCCCGCGTGCCAGGAACCTGCCACGGACGTTGGGCGAAAGGCCGCCGAACCTTTCTCCGGGCGCCGATTTGCGGTTCGCGTAGCGCCCGGTCTCCTGGAAGCATCCGTAACCGGGGATGCATTGGCCGACGCGTTGGCCGGTGCCGTCTCGGAGCAGTGGCAGGATTTGCGGGCCGCTCTCTTCGATCTCGATCTGCCGGAAAAAGTCCGGAGCGATCTCGAGGTGCTCGACAACGCCAATCGGAAGGAAAGCGTTGCTGCGTATCTCGACCTTTATGGAGAGGAGGATGGTCGCCCGCGTGGCGTGGTCTTTGTGGCGCCGTTCGGAATCCGAGGCTATCGGCAAGAAGAAGACGGCCGCCCCAACACGACTGAGGACGACACGACCGGTTCCCTTTTTGGTTTCCCCTTATCCCTTCGACAGCACAGCCAGGATGTCGAAAAGAAGGCCGAAGCTTTCGCCCAAGCCGCCGGCCTCCCAGGGGCACGTGTCGCGGACCTCAAACTCGCCGGCTTCCTCCATGACATCGGCAAGGTCGATCCTCGTTTTCAGGCATGGCTGAATTCTGGCGACCCCCTGGGGCCGGACCCCGAGGAACCGGAAGCCATCCTCGCCAAATCCGGTCGTCCCCTGCCGCGGGCGGCGCATGCCGCTTCGGGCCTACCGGAAGGATGGCGGCACGAAGCGTTTTCGGTACGGCTGTCTCGCTATATTGCGCGCTTCACGGAAGCCAAGGATCAAGATCTCAAACTCGTGCTCTGGCTTGTCGGCACCCACCATGGGCATGGAAGGCCTTTCTTCCCGCATTCGGACCCGGCCGACTCCCTGTCGCAACGCTTCCCCTCCGTGCTTGGCCTGCCTTCTCTATTGCCGCCCGGACCAGGACCCCAATCGCTTGCCTTCGACTGGCAGGGCCTCGACTGGCCGATGCTCTTCGCGCGGCTCAAAGCTCGCTATGGCACATGGGAACTCGCCAGGATGGAGGCCATCCTGCGGCTTGCCGATCATCGCGCATCCGAAGAAAGCGCCTAGGAGAAGTGCGAATGACTGCTGACACCTCCCACCGGCTTGACGGTCTGGAGCCGGACAATCTTCTGGCCTTCCTGGCCCTCCTCGGGCTTTTGCGGGCACTGCAGGCTGCCGATAGCACGTTATCTCCCCGCGCCGCCTGGGACATCCACACCCCGCCCTTAAGGCCCAGGCTCATTCTGGCACGCGCCCTCACGCAGGAAGAAGTGACCGAAAGCGCGGTCAACGGCGTCAATGCGCTTTCGGTCAGCTATGGCTTCGGAAACCGGAAAGACTTGAACTATTCGCGGGAAGAGTGCCGCGCGCTTCTGGAGCAGGAAGCCAGAGCTGCCCGTTTCGATGCGCGGGAACGTGCCGATCTGTTAGCGGCCTTGATGAGCGACGCCGCCGCCAAATCGGACAACGAAGAACTCATCGATCCGACGCCGCTCTGCCTGCTGCTCTCCCAGGGTCATCAGCATTTTCTGGAACGACTGGCCAGGGTGCCGCGGGAGTTGGCGCCGCCTCTGCGCCGGAGGGGGAGAAGGACTGTTCGATTGTCCGCCTCCAAATGCTTGGGCGAAACCCTGTTTGCGCCTTGGCGTCGCAACGACCCGACCTCGTGTTCTTCCTTCCGTTGGGATCCGGAAGAAGATGTTCGCTATGCCCTGATGGCGGGCGATCCCACACAATCGGCATACAAGAAGGGTACCCAGCTTGGCGCCAACTGCCTCGCCGTGCTCGGTCTTGCAGGGCTCACTCTCGTTCCGGAAACCCGAGCCGGCCGCGTGCGTCCCAATATTGTTGGGGGCATACCCGGAGCGGACGGATTTTCCTTCGCTTGGCCGATCTGGCGTGACCCGGCGACGTATGCTGCGATCCGCGCGTTGCTCGCCCATCCCCATCTGCTCACGCCCGGCGCGCTCGCCCACCTTGGAGTCGACCACGTGATGGTCGCCCGGCGCATCTTCGTCGCCCGGTACTGGAATTTTTCCCGCGCTCGGCCCTTGTCGTCCCCGTAGATCGAGCCAATCCACACAACCGATTGAACGGATCCCCCTCTGTCGCCCTGCGCCGCCCGTAGCCCGACCGGACGCTGGTGCGGGGCGCGCGGTTCGTGAGCGAATTTGCTCATTCCCCGTGCCCCGGCTACCGGATTGGAGACCCAGGCGGAACGGCGGAAAGTGGTGACGTAGTCGAGGGTCGGCCTGCCCATGAACGCGGTGTCAGAGCCGTCTTCCTCGGTGGCGAGGGCACCCGCTTCAATGAGGCCGAGGCGCGAACGCCTCGGATACCGTGGCAAACTGAAAAAAGGCCTCTTCGCTATTTCATGTGGCCAAGGCGGGAACATCCAACCTCAGCCTTCCGGCTTTGAGGAAAGCGGCGATCCGCAAGCACCGGAAGCTTCGGAAGCCTCTGGCCATCCTTTTGGCAAGCTGGATGAGTCCGTTGATCGCCTCGATGAGACCATTGGTCACCCGGCTCTGGAGGAAAGCAAGGACGCCGTCCAGATGGTCTTTGATCGTCTTGGAAAGCTTTCGGAAGGGAGCAAGCCGACTGCGGTGGGCCCACTGGAACCACCAGCGGAGCTCTTGGGGATCCTCTTGGGCGAGGATCTCTTGCAGAGCCTCCCGCAACCCAATGGCTCTTCCCAGTCGGGGGTAGGCGGCGCAAAGGGAAGCGCGCAGACTCTTCTGCTCCCTGCTTCGCGTCCATTCGTTGCCTCGCAGTGCCCAGAGGCTTCCCTTCGGCAGCAGCCCCTGACGCACGAACTCCTTACGCACCTGGTCGACCGCCTCCCCCGCCATCTGCATGAGGTGGAAGCGGTCAAAGACGATCTGCGCCTTGGGGAAGTGCTCCTTGGCTCCGCAAATGTAGGAAGGGCTCATGTCCATGCAGATTAGCTCGATCTGCTCGGGACTCGCTCCATGCTCGCGCATCTCCTTGGCAAATGCCTCCAAGGCCTCCTTCCCTTTGCCTTCCGCGAGGAAGAGGAGCTTCCGGCTCTCCGCGTCGGTAACGGCGGTCACGTAGCGGTGACCCCGCTTGCTGCTGGTCTCGTCGACCAAGATCCGCTTCACCCCGCTCCAATCCTCCTTCCGATAGGCCTTTTCCACGTAATGCTCCAAGATTCTCCACAGCCGGGTGTCCTGCTCCTTGAGCATCTTGGCCACCTGGGAAACCGGCATCTCCTGGGAAAGCATCAGGATGACCGCCTCCATCATCAGGGTAAACCCGCTCCCCGGTCTGGCCCAGGGAACTTCCGCCAACCGCACTCCGTGCTCCGGACAGTCCACCCGAGGAACCCGCGCCACCAGCTCGGTCTTGTACTGCCAGAAGTTCATGTGCCTCCACCGCTTCTCCACCGTGTCGTGCGCAGGAGAAGGACGCCCGCATTCCGGACAGGGGAACCGATGGCCCTCGCGAAAATCGAGCCAGATCTTCAAGGTGTGATCCACCGCAGACAGTTTGAAGTTTCTTCGATTTTGCGGACAGGGGCTTTGGGGGTTAGAAAGGAAAACTCCAAATAAACAACGGAAAGAGCAGCAGCAAGTTCGCGCGGCGTTATGACCGCGAGTGTAAAGAGAATGCGGTGGCCCTGGTGCGAGGGGGGCGTTCGATTCACGAGGTAGCTCGCGATCTGGGCGTTTCCCATTGGTCGCTGAATCTGCGGGTCAAGGAAGCCCAAGGCGGTCGGGCTTTCAGCGATCCCAAGACGTTGGCGGCCGAATCGCCCGAGCAGCGCGAGCTGCGGAGGTGGCGCCAG from Methylacidimicrobium sp. AP8 includes:
- the csb2 gene encoding type I-U CRISPR-associated protein Csb2, whose amino-acid sequence is MSLVLEIEYLSGVCFAAIGPDSPTPDWPPQPDRIFSALVATWAARGQDKGEAKALEWLEKLDPPHVLASSAEPRTAPPVYVPPNDYETPDGELSTLIWYRDFISKGLRPRKEHQKSWRRAWNVLPDERKRSGLKERSFPASRPHKPIVQLFWATADPEDEVIAALQRLASDTAYVGHSASLTRCRFLLDPDAPEPNEAKLPERRVYAGRFAELRRTFEEGRRPLPGARVVSVMEAKPHRASLFGKHWLLLEHVAGRMPDLRACAFLAKTARDALLSGYQRIGLGKEIPEVISGHAADGNPTRAPHLAIIPLSFTGFPYADGHVLGFALVPPRDSRILEDESFRKVLRTLAPMDETRGRRVLTLRTKEGTPSGRAFSIGLSPTFEPPAGKRSLDPAWYTRPSQSFASVTPIAADRHLKEEGEARLEELAAQIASACRNINLPEPEAIVTDNHSAIEGAPPAYPSGKSPAWMRWGLPRSLASRPLTHAVIRFAQPIEGPVILGAGRFLGLGLFRPLDPEE
- a CDS encoding ISL3 family transposase, whose product is MSAVDHTLKIWLDFREGHRFPCPECGRPSPAHDTVEKRWRHMNFWQYKTELVARVPRVDCPEHGVRLAEVPWARPGSGFTLMMEAVILMLSQEMPVSQVAKMLKEQDTRLWRILEHYVEKAYRKEDWSGVKRILVDETSSKRGHRYVTAVTDAESRKLLFLAEGKGKEALEAFAKEMREHGASPEQIELICMDMSPSYICGAKEHFPKAQIVFDRFHLMQMAGEAVDQVRKEFVRQGLLPKGSLWALRGNEWTRSREQKSLRASLCAAYPRLGRAIGLREALQEILAQEDPQELRWWFQWAHRSRLAPFRKLSKTIKDHLDGVLAFLQSRVTNGLIEAINGLIQLAKRMARGFRSFRCLRIAAFLKAGRLRLDVPALAT
- a CDS encoding transposase, whose amino-acid sequence is MNNGKSSSKFARRYDRECKENAVALVRGGRSIHEVARDLGVSHWSLNLRVKEAQGGRAFSDPKTLAAESPEQRELRRWRQGNDYLRPQRDILQKALGILSAEMPASDMR
- the cas3u gene encoding type I-U CRISPR-associated helicase/endonuclease Cas3, with translation MIVASPDDFAAFFEEVHGYPPFPWQTRLQRLVAESGRWPRVLDLPTGSGKTAAIDIAIFHLSLEADHGKARRAPVRIAFVVDRRLVVDDAFLRAQKLQKALATPQGPVTARVAQRLKKLSGDGPPLIARRLRGGIPREDDWARTPSQPTILCSTVDQIGSRLLFRGYGVSDSMKPVHAGLIGSDCLILLDEAHLAEPFRQTLEWVHEYRGKNWRQAEYAAPWGVALLTATPRERPQEVFQLEDEDWEHPILGKRLKVSKRARLVEAAKGTAKGEEAARPTGNEAEEGDSDLGRRIAAILKEVHASIDHFRGAPPPAIGVVVNRVVRAREVFRQLREEIGAEEADCLLLIGPSRPVDRDNVADQLASIRTGAERTLQKPLIVVATQCIEAGVDIDLDALITEAAPLDALRQRFGRLNRAGRDIRPYAVIVAAKSDLSARTDDPVYGKAIRPAWDCLQEAAAANGSDPRVEFGLRDFAVCMEKDALSRKDDAPILLPAHLDLLSQTSPIPAADPEVALYLHGTSRQPDAITILWRGDIDPKNQNDEQVRRLLLLVPPRSAEAIALPLWAVRRWLEERGQALADLADIPTAGPEGRDDGARGEMRRAFRWTGDTERSRWITPPELRPGDTIVVPASYGGVDQFGWNPACQEPATDVGRKAAEPFSGRRFAVRVAPGLLEASVTGDALADALAGAVSEQWQDLRAALFDLDLPEKVRSDLEVLDNANRKESVAAYLDLYGEEDGRPRGVVFVAPFGIRGYRQEEDGRPNTTEDDTTGSLFGFPLSLRQHSQDVEKKAEAFAQAAGLPGARVADLKLAGFLHDIGKVDPRFQAWLNSGDPLGPDPEEPEAILAKSGRPLPRAAHAASGLPEGWRHEAFSVRLSRYIARFTEAKDQDLKLVLWLVGTHHGHGRPFFPHSDPADSLSQRFPSVLGLPSLLPPGPGPQSLAFDWQGLDWPMLFARLKARYGTWELARMEAILRLADHRASEESA